A DNA window from Chryseobacterium scophthalmum contains the following coding sequences:
- a CDS encoding TnsA endonuclease N-terminal domain-containing protein, with translation MSHKKVRQIGLSNLSLTGNIYSAKGNEIVNFESSLERDYIHLLEYDTKVYKYYEQPLKIYYGNNQYYVPDFFVQYHSKDVKSELIEIKYINDLVENKEKYKLKFEAAQAFCSDNGLKFNIVTEEQIRYGHRLQNAKFLLGYRSPKVGFDDGLMTVLERVIESHKIVSIQETLDLAITCEEKKAELLYVLLHMLSKRYINFDETTKLTMDTLIFLE, from the coding sequence ATGAGTCATAAAAAAGTTAGACAAATTGGGTTATCCAATTTAAGTTTAACAGGAAACATATATAGTGCTAAAGGAAATGAAATAGTAAATTTTGAATCCTCATTAGAACGAGATTATATTCATCTTTTAGAATATGACACTAAGGTTTATAAATACTATGAACAGCCATTAAAAATATACTATGGGAATAATCAATATTATGTCCCTGATTTTTTCGTGCAATACCATTCAAAAGATGTAAAAAGCGAACTGATTGAAATAAAATATATAAATGACCTTGTTGAAAATAAAGAAAAATACAAACTAAAGTTTGAAGCAGCACAAGCATTTTGCTCTGATAATGGATTAAAATTTAATATTGTTACCGAAGAGCAAATACGTTATGGTCATAGATTACAAAATGCAAAGTTTCTATTAGGATACAGAAGTCCTAAAGTTGGATTTGATGATGGTCTTATGACGGTTTTAGAAAGAGTTATAGAAAGTCATAAAATAGTTTCAATACAAGAGACTCTTGATTTAGCAATTACTTGCGAAGAGAAAAAAGCTGAATTATTATACGTTTTGCTTCATATGTTATCTAAAAGATATATAAACTTCGATGAAACAACTAAATTAACAATGGATACTCTAATATTTTTAGAATGA
- a CDS encoding TniQ family protein has protein sequence MVYIKSFDKDIFPLYIAPNKNELFSSWINRLSINHEVKTQTFLKNFFPKSRSYFTRDIDILAPNNLIETINRYTPLSISQINNLFLKSFEGYAFENINTKTITINVLPIGIVNRSKFKHGLQACVKCLNEYKYYQKQWRLSSSILCLDCKLYLIDRCPECNHPLHFFKINKGGNRLYPANGFKPFNICYNCFFDYSLIDLNHLVVSNKLDLQYQKYINSTINIGYNEFTSYSFLFLKVFLIIASRLRSNSHKGIFNQFLKDIYHFDLEIINENISFWDLQTRIETFPLAYKILKEQKFYDQLNHYKIAKSYIYSEKSGIPYWFEKKLIY, from the coding sequence ATGGTATATATTAAATCTTTTGATAAAGATATTTTTCCGCTGTATATCGCACCAAACAAGAATGAGTTATTTAGTTCTTGGATAAACAGATTATCTATTAACCATGAAGTTAAAACACAAACTTTTCTTAAGAACTTCTTCCCAAAATCAAGAAGCTATTTTACAAGAGATATTGATATTTTAGCTCCTAATAATTTAATAGAGACAATTAACAGATATACTCCCTTGTCGATCTCACAAATTAATAACCTTTTTTTAAAATCTTTTGAGGGTTATGCCTTCGAAAACATTAATACTAAAACAATAACAATAAATGTTTTACCAATCGGAATAGTTAATAGGTCCAAGTTTAAACACGGTCTCCAAGCTTGCGTTAAATGTTTAAACGAATATAAATATTATCAAAAACAATGGAGACTAAGCTCTTCTATATTATGCCTAGACTGCAAATTATATTTGATTGACAGATGCCCTGAATGCAATCACCCTCTACATTTTTTTAAAATTAATAAAGGAGGAAATAGATTATATCCAGCGAATGGTTTTAAACCATTTAATATTTGTTACAATTGTTTTTTCGATTATTCTTTAATAGACTTAAATCATTTAGTCGTAAGTAATAAATTAGATTTACAATATCAAAAGTATATTAATTCAACTATTAATATTGGATACAACGAATTCACTTCGTATTCATTTTTATTTTTAAAAGTATTTTTAATCATTGCCTCTAGGCTTAGAAGCAATTCACATAAAGGAATATTTAACCAATTTCTTAAAGATATATACCACTTCGATTTAGAAATAATTAATGAAAATATTAGCTTTTGGGATCTTCAAACAAGAATTGAGACTTTTCCACTTGCCTATAAAATACTTAAAGAACAAAAATTTTATGACCAACTTAACCACTATAAAATAGCAAAATCTTATATATACTCTGAAAAGTCTGGAATACCATATTGGTTTGAAAAGAAACTTATTTATTAA
- a CDS encoding TniB family NTP-binding protein: MEHLTNNLKTFIANSSSEERILYTKEFKWIGYTKAKIILDKMVDLTTYPKGHRMPNLLLVGESNNGKTALLKKFCRSHQSYVDEKTAKLKCPVLMIQSPPEPDEKRFYNAILNSVLAPTKTSEKIENRQNRVIHLLKELEVKVLIIDEIHHVLAGTISKQRLFLNVIKYLSNELNIPLVCSGTKLAFNAIQTDSQLSNRFEPNILVRWENNTDYKRLLASFEKVLPIKKRSDLIEDRLSNKILLMSDGLIGEISKILELSTILAINTQSEKITLEILNNIDYIAPQNRKKAFFNNGIY, encoded by the coding sequence ATGGAACATTTAACAAATAATTTAAAGACTTTCATTGCCAATTCTTCTAGTGAAGAAAGAATACTATATACCAAAGAGTTTAAATGGATAGGCTATACAAAAGCTAAAATCATTTTAGATAAAATGGTAGATTTAACAACATATCCCAAAGGGCATAGAATGCCGAATCTATTGCTTGTTGGAGAGTCAAATAATGGAAAAACTGCCTTACTAAAAAAATTTTGCAGATCACATCAATCATATGTTGATGAAAAAACCGCAAAATTAAAATGTCCTGTATTAATGATTCAATCTCCTCCAGAACCAGATGAAAAAAGGTTCTATAATGCTATATTAAACTCAGTATTGGCACCAACGAAAACATCTGAAAAAATTGAGAATAGACAAAATCGAGTAATACATCTTTTAAAAGAACTTGAAGTTAAAGTCTTAATTATTGATGAAATCCATCACGTTCTTGCCGGCACGATTTCAAAGCAAAGATTATTTTTAAATGTTATAAAATATTTATCTAACGAATTAAACATACCGTTAGTTTGCTCCGGAACAAAACTAGCTTTCAATGCTATACAAACCGATTCACAACTATCAAATCGATTTGAACCTAATATCCTTGTAAGATGGGAAAACAACACTGATTACAAAAGACTTCTAGCAAGTTTTGAAAAGGTACTTCCAATCAAAAAAAGATCGGATCTCATAGAAGATCGGCTATCGAATAAAATCCTTCTGATGAGCGATGGCTTAATAGGGGAAATTTCCAAAATATTAGAGCTCTCAACTATATTAGCTATTAATACGCAAAGTGAAAAAATAACTTTAGAAATATTAAATAACATCGATTATATAGCTCCACAAAACAGAAAAAAAGCTTTTTTTAACAATGGTATATATTAA
- a CDS encoding Mu transposase C-terminal domain-containing protein, which translates to MMERIFISKGEKVLYNSTLCIIVRIIDIDTLSIEEIKTNIIHTVKIAELESIKNFSVNNEKNLVSLSDKEWEKAQHRYNLISPILKNRGDYKLISSISKNNKISIPTIYRWVKIFETYGTVSSLAGKKKNGGQGKSRLPDDLENIIANKIHSVYLNQSKKSINKTIREVNLECDKYSIKPPHPNTIRNRIKNISDEEKVRKRLGIKEAKYKYEPHRGSFEGAQYPLSIVQIDHTLVDIILVDEQYRKPLKRPWLTLAIDVYSRMVTGLYLSFEHPGALGTGMCIANSILPKESWLNSLEISGEWSCWGIMDTVHLDNAKEFRGNTLRKSCANYGINIEFRPVATPHFGGHIERILGTFSKEIHNLPGTTFSNIQDRKNYDSKKNASFTLYEFEKWLVTYITKIYHKRIHSSLDITPEQKFKRGILGGSDVIGRGIPPRINNERKVRLDFMPIIKRTIQEYGIVIDHIHYYSDVLKSFIHDANIKGEKIQHLFRRDPRDISCIYFYDPQKNDYYDIPYRNMSLPKISIWEYREILKIIKSKKIKVDEKSIFEAYRELDEIEKRAMRNTKIQNSKSYSKNKIQTKLDEESLIQNEQKNYKDIQPFDDIEVWNI; encoded by the coding sequence ATGATGGAAAGAATTTTTATTAGTAAAGGTGAAAAAGTATTGTACAATAGTACTTTATGTATAATCGTAAGAATTATTGATATAGATACGTTATCAATTGAAGAAATTAAAACAAATATCATCCATACCGTTAAAATAGCCGAACTAGAAAGCATTAAAAACTTCAGCGTAAACAACGAAAAAAACCTTGTTTCCTTGTCTGACAAGGAATGGGAAAAAGCACAGCACAGATATAATCTAATCAGTCCAATATTAAAAAACAGGGGCGATTACAAACTGATTTCTTCAATTTCCAAAAACAACAAAATCAGCATTCCAACAATTTATAGATGGGTTAAGATATTTGAAACCTATGGAACAGTTTCGTCACTTGCTGGGAAAAAGAAAAATGGAGGACAAGGAAAGAGTAGATTACCAGATGATTTGGAAAATATTATAGCAAATAAAATACATTCAGTTTATCTTAATCAATCAAAAAAGTCAATAAATAAAACTATAAGAGAGGTGAATTTAGAATGTGATAAATACTCTATTAAGCCACCACATCCCAACACAATCCGTAATAGAATTAAAAATATTTCTGATGAAGAAAAAGTAAGAAAAAGATTAGGAATAAAGGAAGCTAAATATAAGTATGAACCTCACAGAGGCAGTTTTGAAGGTGCACAATACCCATTATCCATAGTACAAATTGATCACACACTGGTTGATATTATTCTTGTAGATGAACAATATAGAAAACCACTGAAAAGACCTTGGCTTACACTAGCAATTGATGTTTATAGTAGAATGGTTACTGGCTTATACCTTTCTTTTGAGCACCCAGGAGCACTGGGTACAGGAATGTGCATAGCCAATTCTATATTACCAAAAGAATCATGGTTAAATTCATTAGAAATATCTGGAGAATGGTCCTGTTGGGGAATTATGGACACTGTACATTTAGATAATGCCAAAGAATTTAGAGGAAATACTTTGCGAAAATCCTGTGCTAATTATGGAATTAATATTGAATTCAGACCAGTTGCTACTCCACATTTTGGAGGACATATAGAGCGTATTTTAGGAACATTTTCGAAAGAGATTCACAATTTACCCGGAACAACTTTCTCTAATATTCAAGATAGAAAGAATTATGATTCGAAAAAAAATGCGTCTTTCACACTATATGAATTTGAAAAATGGTTGGTCACATATATTACTAAAATCTATCATAAAAGAATTCATTCTAGTCTAGACATCACTCCTGAACAGAAATTTAAAAGAGGTATTCTGGGAGGATCCGACGTTATAGGACGAGGAATTCCTCCTAGAATTAATAATGAAAGAAAAGTAAGATTAGACTTCATGCCAATAATTAAAAGAACTATTCAGGAGTATGGGATTGTTATTGATCATATCCATTATTATAGTGATGTATTAAAAAGTTTCATACATGATGCCAATATCAAAGGGGAAAAAATACAGCATTTATTTAGAAGGGATCCTAGAGATATTAGTTGCATTTATTTTTACGATCCACAAAAAAACGATTATTACGACATTCCTTATAGAAATATGTCTTTACCTAAAATATCGATTTGGGAATATCGGGAAATTTTAAAAATAATAAAAAGTAAAAAAATAAAGGTAGATGAAAAATCAATTTTTGAAGCTTACCGAGAATTAGATGAGATAGAAAAAAGAGCTATGAGAAATACAAAAATCCAAAATAGTAAATCTTATAGTAAAAACAAAATACAGACAAAATTAGACGAGGAATCTCTAATACAAAATGAGCAGAAAAATTATAAAGATATTCAACCTTTTGATGACATTGAAGTATGGAACATTTAA